The following are encoded together in the Tribolium castaneum strain GA2 chromosome 3, icTriCast1.1, whole genome shotgun sequence genome:
- the LOC662483 gene encoding asparagine synthetase domain-containing protein CG17486 isoform X1: protein MLYINDLLSIFLIYKQILHASFLKTPFGRMHGRYRFEPSYIRTKSCYKNVKTLTSKFEMCGIFCLLSFDKSNTETLHYKFELFKEQISRRGPNSLKTDFCQLNNCNILFASSVLWLQGTDITTQPCKNDNSVFIYNGDIFGGSQIGQQLNSGSGDTNLFFDALQNSDDILMTLDNIEGPYAFVYLNVVQNKVYIGRDIFGRRSLLIGRNANEFVITSVAKRGTEFEFMELPSIGIFSIDLDTKQWKILPWRRKNKNFVEKLSEFELFINQTVLKQADVFDRKKTFVPPSEAQLKLLTGFLDLQTCDLFNFLFNSPFMNNILRLKELLQNSIKKRILAQPKFCQNCYKKYDCDHAITGILFSGGVDCAVLALLASTVIDPLRPIDLMNVAFEKGGCYDTPDRITGLSTLRELQQLCPDRKWNFVEVNVTREELDKCRRDRISDLIFPLNSILDDSLGCALWFASRGVTQDYTTPCRTLLVGMGADELFGGYTRHRAAFQKKGWEGLSEILDEDWQNLPYRNLARDDRVVSDHGRQLRTPYLDEEVVKFVHSLHTWDKTFPSIKLQGIGEKLLLRSLAYHLGLTKAALLKKRALQFGSRIANSKEKGHEISQHLTAT from the exons ATGTTATATATAAATGATttattgtcaatttttttaatatacaaaCAAATTTTACACGCCTCATTTCTCAAAACCCCATTCGGACGAATGCACGGTCGTTACCGTTTCGAACCGAGTTACATTCGCACGAAAAGTTGTTACAAGAACGTCAAAACCTTAACCTCAAAGTTTGAAATGTGTggaatattttgtttattatcatTCGACAAAAGCAATACTGAAACATTACATTACAAG TTTGAATTGTTCAAAGAACAAATTTCGCGAAGGGGCCCCAACTCGTTGAAAACCGACTTTTGCCAGCTGAATAATTGCAATATCCTGTTCGCCTCGAGCGTTTTGTGGCTTCAAGGTACCGATATTACGACACAACCGTGCAAAAATGATAATTCTGTCTTTATTTACAATGGGGATATTTTCGGGGGTTCCCAAATCGGTCAACAATTAAATAGTGGTTCAGGCGATACGAACCTATTTTTCGACGCTTTGCAAAATTCGGACGATATTTTAATGACGCTAGACAACATTGAGGGGCCTTACGCGTTCGTGTACTTAAACGTGGTACAAAATAAAGTTTACATTGGGCGTGATATTTTCGGCAGACGTAGTTTACTAATCGGTAGAAATGCAAACGAATTTGTAATAACAAGTGTTGCAAAAAGGGGGACAGAGTTTGAGTTTATGGAACTGCCAAGCATCGGCATATTTTCTATTGATCTTGATACAAAacagtggaaaattttaccGTGGCGtcggaaaaacaaaaatttcgttgAGAAATTAAGCGAATTTGAGTTATTTATCAATCAGACTGTGCTAAAACAGGCTGATGTATTTGACCGAAAGAAAACGTTCGTTCCTCCTAGCGAGGCCCAGCTGAAACTATTGACTGGGTTTTTGGATTTACAAACTTgtgatttgtttaattttttatttaattctccATTCATGAACAATATTTTACGACTGAAGGAACTTCTCCAAAATAGCataaaaaaacgtattttagCCCAAccgaaattttgccaaaactgttacaaaaaatacgatTGTGATCACGCTATTACTGGAATTTTGTTTTCGGGGGGTGTGGATTGTGCCGTTTTGGCCCTTCTTGCGAGTACAGTAATCGACCCTTTGCGTCCTATTGATTTAATGAACGTAGCGTTTGAAAAAGGGGGCTGTTACGACACCCCTGATCGCATTACGGGCCTTAGCACCCTCAGAGAGTTGCAACAATTGTGTCCTGACCGGAAATGGAACTTCGTCGAAGTTAATGTAACGCGCGAGGAGTTAGATAAGTGTAGACGCGACCGAATTTCCGATTTAATTTTTCCGTTAAATTCGATTCTGGATGATAGTTTAGGCTGTGCATTGTGGTTTGCTAGTCGTGGAGTAACCCAGGATTACACAACGCCGTGTAGG ACTTTGTTGGTAGGGATGGGGGCCGATGAGCTATTTGGGGGGTACACAAGACACAGAGCTGCGTTTCAGAAAAAGGGTTGGGAGGGTTTGAGTGAGATTTTGGACGAGGATTGGCAAAATTTGCCTTATAGAAACTTGGCTAGGGATGACAGAGTGGTGTCAGATCATGGGAGACAACTCCGAACGCCGTATTTGGACGAGGAAGTTGTGAAATTTGTACACAGTTTACACACTTGGGACAA GACTTTTCCATCAATTAAATTGCAAGGAATTGGTGAAAAACTTCTTCTTAGAAGTCTTGCGTATCATTTGGGGCTTACAAAGGCCGCCCTTTTGAAGAAAAGGGCTCTACAGTTCGGGTCAAGGATTGCGAACTCGAAAGAAAAGGGACACGAAATTTCGCAGCATTTAACCgctacataa
- the LOC662378 gene encoding maspardin, translating into MSYISDLSQSQEYLSFRSSVPLKRVVVDTDNTKGWRIYDCGPKKVKCPLICLPPVSGTADIFFKQALALSAKGIRVISAEAPVYWNVKEWCEGFRKLLDYLEVVKVHIFGASLGGYLAQKFAEYTVKCPRVASLILCNTFTDTAIFNNHESAAIFWMLPGLVLKRMIMSNFGSAKVDPEMVEAIDFMVERLESLPQTELASRLTLNCLKGYVEAHKLADLPITVIDVFDEYALSNAVREELYKCYPNAKLAHLKTGGNFPYLSRCSEVNLHLQIHLRQFDDSDLSSSDRPLINRC; encoded by the exons ATGAGTTACATTAGTGATTTGTCCCAATCTCAAGAATATCTAAGTTTTCGAAGTAGTGTTCCATTGAAACGAGTAGTAGTCGATACAGATAACACaaag GGATGGAGAATATATGACTGTGGCCCCAAGAAGGTAAAGTGCCCGCTAATTTGTCTTCCTCCGGTGTCCGGGACCgccgatattttttttaaacaagctCTTGCCTTATCAGCTAAGGGGATTAGGGTGATTTCGGCTGAAGCGCCGGTCTACTGGAACGTGAAGGAATGGTGTGAAGGCTTTAGGAAACTTCTTGATTATTTGGAAGTTGTTAAGGTCCACATTTTTGGGGCTTCCTTGG GCGGCTACTTAGctcaaaaatttgctgaataCACAGTAAAATGTCCAAGAGTTGCGTCTCTGATCTTGTGCAATACATTCACTGACACTGCCATTTTCAATAACCACGAGTCTGCGGCTATTTTCTGGATGTTGCCAGGCCTTGTGTTGAAACGTATGATAATGAGCAATTTCGGGTCAGCAAAGGTTGATCCAGAAATGGTCGAGGCCATTGACTTTATGGTTGAGAGG TTGGAAAGCCTTCCTCAAACTGAACTTGCCAGTAGACTTACACTTAATTGCCTTAAAGGATATGTAGAAGCTCACAAATTGGCCGATCTTCCCATTACTGTCATAGACGTATTTGATGAATATGCCTTATCAAATGCCGTACGAGAAGAGCTCTATAAATGTTACCCTAATGCTAAGTTGGCTCATCTTAAGACTGGAGGGAATTTCCCATACTTAAGTCGCTGCTCCGAAGTTAATTTGCATTTAcag ATACATTTGCGACAGTTTGACGATTCCGACTTATCGTCATCAGACCGACCCTTAATTAATCGATGCTGA
- the Stoml2 gene encoding stomatin-like protein 2, mitochondrial isoform X2: MFSRQLINTCRTILRPSTVDLIQNHTIRSVTVRHRSYTPINTIIMFVPQQEAWVVERMGKFHRILEPGLNVLIPVVDRVKYVQSLKEIAVDIPKQSAITSDNVTLNIDGVLYLRIVDAYLASYGVEDPEFAITQLAQTTMRSELGKISLDKVFRERENLNVSIVDSINKASEAWGMTCLRYEIRDIKLPPRVQEAMQMQVEAERKKRAAILESEGIREADINVAEGKRKSRILASEAERQEQINKAAGEAAAILAVAEARAGGLKLVAEALKKDLGPNAASLSIAEQYVTAFDKLAKTNNTLILPSNVGDVSSLVAQAMSIYSTISKSQGNENVKKIDDCMNSSQNDLAELFSDEEERKKHKDNKNQPSLPLFK; this comes from the exons atgtTTTCGAGACAACTGATAAATACATGTAGAACAATATTAAGG CCATCAACTGTTGATTTGATTCAAAACCACACAATTCGTTCTGTAACAGTACGGCACAGGTCTTACACTCCAATTAACACAATTATCATGTTCGTGCCCCAACAGGAA GCTTGGGTGGTGGAGAGGATGGGAAAATTTCACAGGATACTCGAGCCCGGCTTAAACGTGTTAATCCCAGTTGTAGATAGGGTAAAGTATGTTCAAAGTTTGAAGGAAATAGCGGTCGATATTCCCAAACAAAGTGCCATCACCTCAGACAACGTTACTCTAAACATTGATGGTGTCTTATATTTACGAATAGTGGACGCTTACTTAGCAAGTTACGGTGTTGAAGACCCCGAATTTGCCATAACCCAGCTAGCCCAAACCACAATGCGCTCAGAACTGGGCAAAATATCCCTAGATAAAGTTTTCCGCGAGAGGGAAAATCTTAACGTATCCATAGTTGACTCAATAAACAAGGCGAGTGAAGCCTGGGGCATGACCTGTCTACGTTACGAAATTC GTGACATTAAATTGCCTCCAAGGGTGCAAGAAGCGATGCAGATGCAAGTGGAAGCAGAACGGAAAAAACGCGCCGCTATTCTGGAATCTGAGGGTATTCGCGAGGCCGATATCAACGTGGCTGAAGGCAAACGAAAATCTAGAATTCTAGCTTCTGAGGCCGAGAGACAGGAACAAATCAACAAAGCTGCCGGTGAGGCAGCTGCCATTTTGGCCGTGGCTGAGGCACGCGCTGGGGGACTTAAACTAGTGGCTGAGGCTCTTAAGAAAGATTTGGGGCCGAATGCAGCCTCCTTGAGCATAGCAGAGCAGTATGTGACAGCGTTTGATAAGTTGGCAAAGACGAATAATACGCTTATTTTGCCCTCAAATGTTGGGGATGTTTCGAGTCTGGTGGCGCAG GCAATGTCAATTTACTCAACGATCTCAAAATCGCAAGGCaatgaaaatgtgaaaaaaatcgatGACTGTATGAATTCTTCGCAAAATGATCTGGCAGAACTGTTCAGCGATGAAGAGGAAAGAAAAAAGCACAAAGATAACAAAAATCAGCCGTCGCTTCCTTTATTTAAAtag
- the LOC103313678 gene encoding coiled-coil domain-containing protein 112 — protein MGSGFLAELNKLKNCQEYLEKSNKVLNNFAKYDCGVDLGEFFSSLELERKNENEQLASQVKEIWCLLSAEKKLLKEGNLELLDIRSFKKRMIGLQDKIYKLKIKVAANYETLKEQEVGLSEITETFNSKIPEWEKSVNISKLHNCKTYNKSLKFDSDYKEVKEFMDFVNKSNGHENGWASEDHQLFLKLRNKYKTVDDLALNLHRLLPDITPTAVREHEAWFTKYLFLKRKKDEALDKWRKLKTENVPQHNNDEQMCENKTKNKIFRKCDDEDVQKKIAQWKAEKELKRQQEKFMEEIRKEKIKRLEMDKKRLHYQTKETVTKWKEEKLVKEFNEKILQEVLDEQERKIRAFEANKRIKQFQSQDDIYIGRMRSSKCTKKTQIPVRSKSSYSVPRDPERLLKPTKQWLVRTSKNNFLEENTSAYVPNIKHVPKLGIPDWRKNT, from the exons ATGGGTTCGGGATTTTTGGCAGAACTGAATAAGTTGAAAAACTGCCAagaatatttggaaaaaagtaataaagtgTTGAACAATTTCGCGAAATATGACTGTGGGGTGGATTTGGGAGAGTTTTTTTCGTCTCTCGAACTCGAAAG aaaaaatgaaaatgaacaaCTCGCAAGTCAGGTAAAAGAAATTTGGTGCTTGTTGAGTGCCGAGAAAAAACTATTGAAGGAAGGAAATTTGGAATTACTAG ATATTCGTTCTTTTAAAAAGAGAATGATCGGTCTCCAGGATAAGAtttataaattgaaaattaaagtcGCAGCCAATTATGAAACATTAAAAGAGCAAGAAGTGGGTTTATCAGAAATTACAGAAACGTTCAACAGTAAAATACCAGAGTGGgaaaaaagtgtaaatatTTCCAAACTCCACAACTGCAAAACCTACAACAAgtcattaaaatttgatagtgactataaa GAAGTAAAGGAATTTATGGATTTCGTTAACAAAAGCAATGGGCATGAAAATGGGTGGGCAAGTGAGGATCACCAACTTTTCCTAAAGCTTCGAAATAAATACAAGACCGTTGATGATTTGGCCCTAAATTTGCACCGACTGTTACCTG ACATCACTCCTACCGCTGTTAGAGAGCATGAAGCCTGGTtcactaaatatttatttttaaagagaaaaaaagacgAAGCGCTTGATAAGTGGCGCAAGCTGAAAACCGAAAATGTACCACAACATAATAACGATGAACAAATGtgtgaaaataaaaccaaaaataaaatatttcgaaaatgtGATGACGAAGACGTTCAAAAGAAAATCGCTCAGTGGAAA GCCGAGAAGGAATTAAAACgtcaacaagaaaaatttatggAAGAAAtacgaaaagaaaaaattaagcgtCTCGAAATGGACAAAAAGCGCCTTCATTATCAAACGAAAGAGACAGTGACCAAATGGAAAGAAGAGAAACTTGTTAAGGaatttaacgaaaaaattcTGCAAGAAGTACTAGATGAgcaagaaagaaaaataag ggCTTTTGAAGCCAATAAAAGAATCAAACAGTTCCAATCGCAAGACGATATTTACATCGGAAGAATGCGATCCAGCAAATGCaccaaaaaaacgcaaataccgGTCAGAAGCAAATCGAGTTATTCTGTGCCAAGAGATCCCGAAAGGCTCTTAAAACCTACCAAACAGTGGCTAGTacgcacttcaaaaaataattttctggaAGAAAATACTTCCGCTTACGTTCCAAACATCAAACATGTACCGAAATT GGGAATACCCGACTGGCGAAAAAACACCTAA
- the kra gene encoding protein krasavietz (The RefSeq protein has 2 substitutions compared to this genomic sequence) encodes MSQKVEKPVLSGQRIKTRKRDEKERYDPVGFRDAIISGLDQCNNNFEAISRFLDGAGNKQDYRRYGESLFDILIAGGILVPGGTLLQEGEAPFKTSACIFNSPDEINLETMKSWEQVFIKLMRRYKYLEKIFQDEIKKVLMFVKYFTPAERKKLSVMVYLWISNGSIPFSAVLVLSNSHLVKDHLALDFLIDVFKYWRQDKGVNSLYSAIKKSNIESHLMSFVPDTKQSQVYFRNAFQENGLEEILKLYNDQHQQLAKKELQVMLADSPSENKPQRDIIAELREFAAKENIQEHETVCIIWTTLMDIPEWSKKEELVTDQAVRHLKLYTSLFSAFTQSARSELNLLLKVQEYCCSNMTFMRAFQKIIMLFYKTDVISEQVILKWYKQDYSVKGKMMFVDQMKQFVEWLQNAEEESDSEGSTE; translated from the exons ATGAGtcaaaaagtagaaaaaccAGTTCTATCCGGTCAACGCATCAAGACCAGAAAAAGAG ATGAAAAGGAAAGGTACGATCCAGTAGGGTTTAGGGATGCAATAATCTCTGGACTCGATCAATGCAACAACAATTTTGAAGCAATTTCGCGTTTTTTGGACGGTGCAGGCAATAAACAAGATTATCGTCGATATGGAGAAAGTCTCTTTGACATACTCATCGCGGGGGGCATCCTTG TACCGGGAGGTACGCTCTTGCAGGAAGGGGAGGCGCCGTTCAAGACCTCCGCTTGCATCTTCAACTCGCCTGACGAAATAAACCTGGAGACTATGAAAAGCTGGGAACAGGTTTTCATTAAACTAATGCGTCGCTATAAATATTTGGAGAAGATTTTCCAA GATGAAATAAAGAAAGTGTTGATGTTTGTGAAATACTTCACTCCAGCCGAACGTAAAAAACTGTCTGTGATGGTATATCTGTGGATCTCGAATGGCAGCATTCCGTTCAGTGCTGTCCTGGTGTTGAGTAATTCGCACTTGGTCAAGGACCATTTGGCATTGGATTTCCTGATCGATGTGTTCAAGTATTGGCGCCAGGACAAGGGTGTAAATTCCCTATATTCAGCCATAAAGAAATCCAACATCGAATCGCATCTGATGAGTTTCGTTCCCGATACGAAACAATCTCAGGTGTACTTCCGTAACGCCTTCCAGGAGAACGGACTGGAAGAAATACTCAAGTTGTACAACGACCAGCATCAACAGCTAGCCAAGAAGGAGCTGCAAGTTATGCTGGCCGATAGCCTTTCCGAAAATAAGCCCCAACGCGACATTATCGCCGAGTTGCGCGAATTTGCGGCGAAAGAGAATATACAGGAGCACGAAACGGTCTGCATCATCTGGACCACTCTTATGGACATTCCCGAGTGGTCCAAGAAAGAA gAACTAGTTACCGACCAAGCTGTCCGTCACTTGAAACTCTACACTAGTTTGTTCTCTGCGTTCACTCAGTCGGCTCGCTCCGAGCTAAATCTCCTCTTAAAAGTGCAGGAGTACTGCTATTCAAACATGACTTTTATGAGGGCTTTCCAGAAGATCATTATGCTCTTTTACAAGACGGATGTTATCTCCGAACAGGTTATTCTTAAATGGTATAAGCAGGACTACAGCGTTAAGGGCAAGATGATGTTTGTTGATCAGATGAAGCAATTTGTTGAGTGGCTTCAAAACGCTGAGGAAGAAAGTGATTCTGAAGGCAGCACTGAGTAG
- the kra gene encoding protein krasavietz isoform X1 has product MSQKVEKPVLSGQRIKTRKRDEKERYDPVGFRDAIISGLDQCNNNFEAISRFLDGAGNKQDYRRYGESLFDILIAGGILVPGGTLLQEGEAPFKTSACIFNSPDEINLETMKSWEQVFIKLMRRYKYLEKIFQDEIKKVLMFVKYFTPAERKKLSVMVYLWISNGSIPFSAVLVLSNSHLVKDHLALDFLIDVFKYWRQDKGVNSLYSAIKKSNIESHLMSFVPDTKQSQVYFRNAFQENGLEEILKLYNDQHQQLAKKELQVMLADSLSENKPQRDIIAELREFAAKENIQEHETVCIIWTTLMDIPEWSKKEELVTDQAVRHLKLYTSLFSAFTQSARSELNLLLKVQEYCYSNMTFMRAFQKIIMLFYKTDVISEQVILKWYKQDYSVKGKMMFVDQMKQFVEWLQNAEEESDSEGSTE; this is encoded by the exons ATGAGtcaaaaagtagaaaaaccAGTTCTATCCGGTCAACGCATCAAGACCAGAAAAAGAG ATGAAAAGGAAAGGTACGATCCAGTAGGGTTTAGGGATGCAATAATCTCTGGACTCGATCAATGCAACAACAATTTTGAAGCAATTTCGCGTTTTTTGGACGGTGCAGGCAATAAACAAGATTATCGTCGATATGGAGAAAGTCTCTTTGACATACTCATCGCGGGGGGCATCCTTG TACCGGGAGGTACGCTCTTGCAGGAAGGGGAGGCGCCGTTCAAGACCTCCGCTTGCATCTTCAACTCGCCTGACGAAATAAACCTGGAGACTATGAAAAGCTGGGAACAGGTTTTCATTAAACTAATGCGTCGCTATAAATATTTGGAGAAGATTTTCCAA GATGAAATAAAGAAAGTGTTGATGTTTGTGAAATACTTCACTCCAGCCGAACGTAAAAAACTGTCTGTGATGGTATATCTGTGGATCTCGAATGGCAGCATTCCGTTCAGTGCTGTCCTGGTGTTGAGTAATTCGCACTTGGTCAAGGACCATTTGGCATTGGATTTCCTGATCGATGTGTTCAAGTATTGGCGCCAGGACAAGGGTGTAAATTCCCTATATTCAGCCATAAAGAAATCCAACATCGAATCGCATCTGATGAGTTTCGTTCCCGATACGAAACAATCTCAGGTGTACTTCCGTAACGCCTTCCAGGAGAACGGACTGGAAGAAATACTCAAGTTGTACAACGACCAGCATCAACAGCTAGCCAAGAAGGAGCTGCAAGTTATGCTGGCCGATAGCCTTTCCGAAAATAAGCCCCAACGCGACATTATCGCCGAGTTGCGCGAATTTGCGGCGAAAGAGAATATACAGGAGCACGAAACGGTCTGCATCATCTGGACCACTCTTATGGACATTCCCGAGTGGTCCAAGAAAGAA gAACTAGTTACCGACCAAGCTGTCCGTCACTTGAAACTCTACACTAGTTTGTTCTCTGCGTTCACTCAGTCGGCTCGCTCCGAGCTAAATCTCCTCTTAAAAGTGCAGGAGTACTGCTATTCAAACATGACTTTTATGAGGGCTTTCCAGAAGATCATTATGCTCTTTTACAAGACGGATGTTATCTCCGAACAGGTTATTCTTAAATGGTATAAGCAGGACTACAGCGTTAAGGGCAAGATGATGTTTGTTGATCAGATGAAGCAATTTGTTGAGTGGCTTCAAAACGCTGAGGAAGAAAGTGATTCTGAAGGCAGCACTGAGTAG
- the Stoml2 gene encoding stomatin-like protein 2, mitochondrial isoform X1, giving the protein MFSRQLINTCRTILRQPSTVDLIQNHTIRSVTVRHRSYTPINTIIMFVPQQEAWVVERMGKFHRILEPGLNVLIPVVDRVKYVQSLKEIAVDIPKQSAITSDNVTLNIDGVLYLRIVDAYLASYGVEDPEFAITQLAQTTMRSELGKISLDKVFRERENLNVSIVDSINKASEAWGMTCLRYEIRDIKLPPRVQEAMQMQVEAERKKRAAILESEGIREADINVAEGKRKSRILASEAERQEQINKAAGEAAAILAVAEARAGGLKLVAEALKKDLGPNAASLSIAEQYVTAFDKLAKTNNTLILPSNVGDVSSLVAQAMSIYSTISKSQGNENVKKIDDCMNSSQNDLAELFSDEEERKKHKDNKNQPSLPLFK; this is encoded by the exons atgtTTTCGAGACAACTGATAAATACATGTAGAACAATATTAAGG CAGCCATCAACTGTTGATTTGATTCAAAACCACACAATTCGTTCTGTAACAGTACGGCACAGGTCTTACACTCCAATTAACACAATTATCATGTTCGTGCCCCAACAGGAA GCTTGGGTGGTGGAGAGGATGGGAAAATTTCACAGGATACTCGAGCCCGGCTTAAACGTGTTAATCCCAGTTGTAGATAGGGTAAAGTATGTTCAAAGTTTGAAGGAAATAGCGGTCGATATTCCCAAACAAAGTGCCATCACCTCAGACAACGTTACTCTAAACATTGATGGTGTCTTATATTTACGAATAGTGGACGCTTACTTAGCAAGTTACGGTGTTGAAGACCCCGAATTTGCCATAACCCAGCTAGCCCAAACCACAATGCGCTCAGAACTGGGCAAAATATCCCTAGATAAAGTTTTCCGCGAGAGGGAAAATCTTAACGTATCCATAGTTGACTCAATAAACAAGGCGAGTGAAGCCTGGGGCATGACCTGTCTACGTTACGAAATTC GTGACATTAAATTGCCTCCAAGGGTGCAAGAAGCGATGCAGATGCAAGTGGAAGCAGAACGGAAAAAACGCGCCGCTATTCTGGAATCTGAGGGTATTCGCGAGGCCGATATCAACGTGGCTGAAGGCAAACGAAAATCTAGAATTCTAGCTTCTGAGGCCGAGAGACAGGAACAAATCAACAAAGCTGCCGGTGAGGCAGCTGCCATTTTGGCCGTGGCTGAGGCACGCGCTGGGGGACTTAAACTAGTGGCTGAGGCTCTTAAGAAAGATTTGGGGCCGAATGCAGCCTCCTTGAGCATAGCAGAGCAGTATGTGACAGCGTTTGATAAGTTGGCAAAGACGAATAATACGCTTATTTTGCCCTCAAATGTTGGGGATGTTTCGAGTCTGGTGGCGCAG GCAATGTCAATTTACTCAACGATCTCAAAATCGCAAGGCaatgaaaatgtgaaaaaaatcgatGACTGTATGAATTCTTCGCAAAATGATCTGGCAGAACTGTTCAGCGATGAAGAGGAAAGAAAAAAGCACAAAGATAACAAAAATCAGCCGTCGCTTCCTTTATTTAAAtag
- the LOC662483 gene encoding asparagine synthetase domain-containing protein CG17486 isoform X2 has translation MLYINDLLSIFLIYKQILHASFLKTPFGRMHGRYRFEPSYIRTKSCYKNVKTLTSKFEMCGIFCLLSFDKSNTETLHYKFELFKEQISRRGPNSLKTDFCQLNNCNILFASSVLWLQGTDITTQPCKNDNSVFIYNGDIFGGSQIGQQLNSGSGDTNLFFDALQNSDDILMTLDNIEGPYAFVYLNVVQNKVYIGRDIFGRRSLLIGRNANEFVITSVAKRGTEFEFMELPSIGIFSIDLDTKQWKILPWRRKNKNFVEKLSEFELFINQTVLKQADVFDRKKTFVPPSEAQLKLLTGFLDLQTCDLFNFLFNSPFMNNILRLKELLQNSIKKRILAQPKFCQNCYKKYDCDHAITGILFSGGVDCAVLALLASTVIDPLRPIDLMNVAFEKGGCYDTPDRITGLSTLRELQQLCPDRKWNFVEVNVTREELDKCRRDRISDLIFPLNSILDDSLGCALWFASRGVTQDYTTPCRGWGPMSYLGGTQDTELRFRKRVGRV, from the exons ATGTTATATATAAATGATttattgtcaatttttttaatatacaaaCAAATTTTACACGCCTCATTTCTCAAAACCCCATTCGGACGAATGCACGGTCGTTACCGTTTCGAACCGAGTTACATTCGCACGAAAAGTTGTTACAAGAACGTCAAAACCTTAACCTCAAAGTTTGAAATGTGTggaatattttgtttattatcatTCGACAAAAGCAATACTGAAACATTACATTACAAG TTTGAATTGTTCAAAGAACAAATTTCGCGAAGGGGCCCCAACTCGTTGAAAACCGACTTTTGCCAGCTGAATAATTGCAATATCCTGTTCGCCTCGAGCGTTTTGTGGCTTCAAGGTACCGATATTACGACACAACCGTGCAAAAATGATAATTCTGTCTTTATTTACAATGGGGATATTTTCGGGGGTTCCCAAATCGGTCAACAATTAAATAGTGGTTCAGGCGATACGAACCTATTTTTCGACGCTTTGCAAAATTCGGACGATATTTTAATGACGCTAGACAACATTGAGGGGCCTTACGCGTTCGTGTACTTAAACGTGGTACAAAATAAAGTTTACATTGGGCGTGATATTTTCGGCAGACGTAGTTTACTAATCGGTAGAAATGCAAACGAATTTGTAATAACAAGTGTTGCAAAAAGGGGGACAGAGTTTGAGTTTATGGAACTGCCAAGCATCGGCATATTTTCTATTGATCTTGATACAAAacagtggaaaattttaccGTGGCGtcggaaaaacaaaaatttcgttgAGAAATTAAGCGAATTTGAGTTATTTATCAATCAGACTGTGCTAAAACAGGCTGATGTATTTGACCGAAAGAAAACGTTCGTTCCTCCTAGCGAGGCCCAGCTGAAACTATTGACTGGGTTTTTGGATTTACAAACTTgtgatttgtttaattttttatttaattctccATTCATGAACAATATTTTACGACTGAAGGAACTTCTCCAAAATAGCataaaaaaacgtattttagCCCAAccgaaattttgccaaaactgttacaaaaaatacgatTGTGATCACGCTATTACTGGAATTTTGTTTTCGGGGGGTGTGGATTGTGCCGTTTTGGCCCTTCTTGCGAGTACAGTAATCGACCCTTTGCGTCCTATTGATTTAATGAACGTAGCGTTTGAAAAAGGGGGCTGTTACGACACCCCTGATCGCATTACGGGCCTTAGCACCCTCAGAGAGTTGCAACAATTGTGTCCTGACCGGAAATGGAACTTCGTCGAAGTTAATGTAACGCGCGAGGAGTTAGATAAGTGTAGACGCGACCGAATTTCCGATTTAATTTTTCCGTTAAATTCGATTCTGGATGATAGTTTAGGCTGTGCATTGTGGTTTGCTAGTCGTGGAGTAACCCAGGATTACACAACGCCGTGTAGG GGATGGGGGCCGATGAGCTATTTGGGGGGTACACAAGACACAGAGCTGCGTTTCAGAAAAAGGGTTGGGAGGGTTTGA